The window TCTAAACAGTTTATGGAAGGCATGACGGCAGGAGCGGTGAAATAATATGGCTGAAACTAGATATATTGGAATTGACGGCGGAGGGACCAAAACGGTAAGTATTCTCGGCGATGCGGAAGGTAACATTTTGGCTGAAAGCCGCGGAGAATCCAGCAGCGTGAAGTCCCGTCCATGGGAAGATGTTCAGCGAGTTCTGCTCACACTCATCCAAGACGTAATAGATCAATCAGGTACGGAGATGTCCCAGTTAGGTGGGATCTTCCTTGGGCTGGCTGGGAGTGACCGTCCCGAAGACCGGAAACGGATCAGTGACTGGCTGCAAACCGAATTGCCGGAAGGTGTTCCGATCACCGTGCACAATGACGCAGTGACTGCTTTGGCCGCTGGTACTTGGGGACAGAAGGGGATTGCGCTCATTTCAGGCACGGGCTCGATCGCATATGGATTCGATCCGGCGACGGGCGAATTTGTAAGAGTCGGAGGCTGGGGTTATTTACTCGGTGATGAAGGAAGCGGGTTTGATCTTGGGCGGAAAGCGCTAGTGGCCGTTATGCGGGCGTATGACGGCCGAGGGGAGCCTACAGCTTTAACAGGATTAGTGCTTGAACGTTGGTCCTTACAGCATCCTGGGCAATTGATCAACACCATTTATGGCCAGGATAATGTACGGACCGCGATTGCGGATGGATCTAAGCTCGTCATGCGGGCTGCAGCAGATGGGGATCCGATTGCTGTTAAGCTCGTGGAAGAAGCAATTCAGGAGTTAGAAGAGCTCGTAAAGACTGTTATAACTTCCATGGAGAAACAACAGACGATTGAGGTAAGCGATAGCCCTCACTTAGCTAAGAATACAATTCCTCTTGTGATAACAGGTGGCTTATTTTCAGATCAAATGTTCGAGCATCGCTTTATGCAAACACCGTTGATGCTGTCCGGCATGTTTGATGTCCGGCTGCTCGAACGCCCACCAGTGATTGGAGCCTATCTTCTTGCCTTGCAGGAACGGGGCTTCGAGTTAACGGAAGTAAGGAAACAACGGATAGCAGCGTTTGTCTTTCGTAAATAGAGGCAATGTAACGCATCCATAAAAAGGAGGCAAGGTAACGTGGTACAACAAGTTAATCAAACGGTTACCGAGCAGAGAAATGCAAAGTCAAGTCACCTTGACCGACTGACTGTTCGGGAGATCGTGACGCTAATGAATGAAGAAGACCAAACGGTAGCTCTCTCCGTAAACGGAGCTATACCTCAAATCTCTGATGCAACTGAAGCGGTGGTCGAAGCGATGACTCGCGGCGGCCGACTTTTCTACATTGGAGCTGGAACCAGTGGCCGTCTCGGCGTTCTAGATGCATCCGAATGCCCGCCTACGTTCGGTGTTGAGCCGGAGCTTGTGAACGGTATTATTGCTGGAGGAGAAATAGCCATTCGTTCAGCTGTAGAGAATGCTGAAGATGATGAAGAAGCTGGTACACGTGCGATAGCAGATGTTGCACGAGCAGGTGATGTGGTCATCGGTATTACAGCAAGCGGAACTGCTCCCTATGTGATCGGCGCCATACGAGAGGCTAACCGGTTGGGTCTATTGACGATCGGCATTAGCTGTAACCAAGATACGCAGCTAAGTGCAGTTGTGAAATATCCGATCGAGGTGCCCGTCGGACCTGAGATTATTACGGGGTCGACAAGGTTAAAGGCGGGAACGGCGCAAAAAATGGTTCTCAACATGATCTCCACGACCGTGATGATTCAGATGGGTAAAGTTTATGGTAATCTGATGGTAAATGTGCAGGCGACGAATAAGAAGCTTAGGGATCGTACCGTGCGGATTATTCAAGAGGCGACTGGCGCTAATGAAGAAACAGCCCGCCGCGTCGGAATGGAAGCTAAAGGAGACGCAAGAGTCGCGATTCTGATGCTGATGTTCAACGTAAGCCGTGAGAAAGCTTTGGATGCGCTTGTACAAGTAAATGATCATTTCGGTAATGCTGTAAAGCAGCTCGAACAAGCTCAATAAGAAATCATTCTATTTAAACCTTATATGCCTAGCTGATAGTACTCAGTTTAGGCATTTTTATTTTGTGTGGAGAATTAAGGAAATTATGAAAGGTGCCGATCTATGGATATGTTTGGGTTTTACGTCCTGAGAAGGCAGAAAAGGCCGTCTCAGAGGCTCGAATGCAGCGAAAGAGGTGCGAGACGTCAGAAAAGGACCTCTCAGCTGCTAAGAGCAGGCGAGTTAGTGGGTTTATATGCTACAAGAGGTTATGTTGATTTTAGGATGTTAACGCATAACCGGATGCGAATTCATGTGCGATCTCTGATATGCTATAATGTACCCGATTAACAGCAGGAGTTGATGGCAGAATGGGGTTACGCAAGCTGTACCGAAATTACTTGAAAAATAACTTATTTATGAAGCTGCTTCTGCTATTCTCCTTGATAACTGTCATTACGATTATTTCGTTTTCTTATTTCATGTATCATTCGATGTCGCAAGCGGCGATTAATCGTGAGCTGGATATACAGAAGAAGGCAATGACGAACGTGAACAATTATTTGGGGGGGAAATACGATTCAGCGCAGTCTATCGTGTTCGGCTTATATCGGGATAGTTCGCTTGCCGCGGGCATCTCTTTCATGCTGCAGCACCCGTTCCAAGAGTATGTACAGCATGGTCTGGAGCAATACAATTTAGGCGGCAACAGCACGTGGAATGCCGGCCTGCAATATTTTAAAAATCGGGTGGAAGATGACCAAGATATTCGCAGTCTGATGCTGTACAGCGTGGATCAACAGACCTTATACGTGCTAGATCATAACCGGCAATTGAAGATCGTTCCTACGAATGCAGCCCACTCCTACATTCCTGAAGTCATGGCGCTTGATACCAAGAGCGTTACCTTGCCGAATATATGGGTTCGTGAAGCCGCAGGTCAATGGGATAACCATCTGTACTCGATTAGGACACCCATCAACGACAAGCAAACCTTGAAAAATATAGGGCAACAGGTCGTGTACTTCAGCTCAGACGGCATTTGGAAGATTCTGACCAATGATAAGGAAGATTTAAAGGGGACGATTCTCGTTCTATCACCGGATGGAGGCGTCCTATTTGATTCTTCGGATCAGTATTATGGCGAACCCTATCCTTTCATGAATCAGGTTAATTCGTTATACGAGAATAGCGGCTCGAATCAAAGTGGATATGTGACGAAGCTGACGCAGAGTAAAGGGGACTTTATTGTCGTTGGTATCATTCCGAAGAATGAACTTGAAGCATCCTCAAGGCGAATTGGAAGCACGATCTTTATGATTAGCGCGATATGTATTTTTTTCGCCATTCTGATTCCTTCTCTGGTTGTACTGAATGTCTCTAAACGCACCAACCAGATCATTCGCTTTACACGGAAGGTTAAACAAGGCGATCTGAATGCACGAATTCCGGATGAGCGAGAGGACGAGCTGGGACAAATTTCTCGCAGCTTTAATGAAATGATTGAAGAGTTGAATCAATATATCGATAGGGTGTATAAGGCGGATATTAAGCAGAAGCATACAGAGTTAACGGCTCTGCAAGCTCGCGTCAATCCTCATTTTTTATACAATACACTAGAAGTCATTCGGATGCGGGCAATCTCTCATGGGGCGCATGACGTTGGTGAAATGATTTACAGCTTATCGGCATTATTCCGAAGCCTGGTACAGCAGAAAAAGATATACACCCTGAAGGATGAGCTGGAAGCCTGTCGCTTATACCTAGAGCTGTTCCAAATTCGCTATAAGGACAAGTTCACGTATTCGATCGAGTGGGATCGGAAGCTGGCACCTACACGTGTAATGAAAATGTCACTGCAGCCTGTAATTGAGAATTACATCGTACATGGCTTGCGAAGCGAATGCACCGACAATGAGCTTCATATTCGTGTGAAACAAACGGATGAGTTTCTTCATGCGCAAGTGGAAGACAACGGGAACGGCATTACGCCTGAGCGTTTGAGCGAGCTGGAGTCATTCTTACAAGCAGAGGAAACCGAAGGGGAATCCTTCGGCCTGCGGAGCATCAATCAACGCCTCAAGCTGCTCTACGGCAGCAAGTTTGGCGTAAAATTATTTAGTGAACCTGGCAAAGGAACGGTAGTCGACATATGGCTGCCTATGGACGACGGAAAAGAGGTTTATGATGTTTAGGGTTTTTCTTGTGGATGACGAGCCTTTCATTATCGAAGGGTTGTATGACATTATTGATTGGGCCGAAGCAGGGTTGGAAATTGTCGGACATGCCAGCAATGGGCAGAGGGCTTTGGATGCCCTGAAGGAAACATCGGTGGATATATTGTTGACGGATATTTCCATGCCGGTGATGACCGGTTTGGATCTGATTCGCCATGCCCGAATGGTTCATCCCAATTTGAAAGTCATCGTGCTCAGCGGTTTCGATGAGTTTACCTATTTAAAAGAGGGCATGCAGCTCGGCATCGAAAATTACCTGCTGAAGCCTATCAACATTCAAGAGCTGAAGGCAACGCTTCACAACACTGTCGAGAAGCTGAATACGTTCGAAGAGACACGACAGGTTCAGGCCTATAGCAAACAAATATTGAAAGATAACACCCTTCATCGTTGGTTAACCCATCAGATTGCGCCTTTGGAATTCTACGAACGCGCGGACCTTCTAGGCATGAATCTCGATCGTGCCTACATGATAGCTTCTGTACTCCGAGCGACATCTGATGCTGCCGAGATTTTCGAGTTTATCTCCGATCGGGTGCAATCCTATGATTGGATCACGTCATTCTTCGATATGGATGGCGATATCGTTCTGCTTGCAGCTATGGATGATGCCGACCGCGGCAGAACGGATTTGACCGCTCTGCTTCAGCAGCTTCAGGCTGATCTTCAAGATCGTCCTCTCCGCATATCTATCGGCAGTGTAGAGCTTCTGCCTGAACAAGCTGGACAAAGCTATGCGGCCGCGAAGAAAGCGCAGGAGTATTTCTGGGTATATCCGGAATTGAACATGATTGATTATACGGACCTTGCGATGAAGCAAGACAATCGAAAGGTTGATTTCTCCATCATTGACTGGCCGGTCTACGCGAAACTAATTATTGCCAAAGATCAAGAAAATTTGCGCGAGCAAATTCAAAGCGACTTCAAACAAATTCGAGCGATTCCGGGTATTACGCCGCACGATTTTCAGAATATCGCATTTGAGATGATCATTCATTTCAAGCTGGAGATCAAAGCGATTCGCCATACCGAGGAACTAGATGTCTATAATCACGCTTTTCACCAAATCAGGAGCGCAGTTACGTTGGAAGAGCTGGAAACGGCCATCCTCGAAATTGCCCATACGACTATCGGTTTCTTAATTTCAGACGTTCGAAGTCCGATTGTGCAGCAGGTTTTAAAATATATCCATCAGTCCTATGCGGAAGAGCTATCGCTCAAAATGCTGGGGGCGCACTATCATATTCACCCCGTTTACTTGGGTCAATTGTTCCATAAGGAGATTAATGAGACTTTTACGGAATATATCAATCGCTACCGTATAGAGAAAGCAAAGGAACTGTTAAAGACAACGAATTTGAAGGTTCATGTTATTGCCAATGACGTGGGCTATTCGGAATTAGGTTACTTTTATAAACAATTTAAAAAGTATGTGGGAATCTCCCCAACGGATTACAGAGGATTGCTCTAGGGAAAACTGAGGAGCAGTCCTTTTTTTTGCCAGAAAGGATAAATAGCTGCTTTTTTCTTAACTTTAGACAGGGTTCATTTAGTTTATCGTCTATTTGTAACTGCTTTCATGCGGTACTGTAAAGGTAGCCCCACGGGGCGTAAACAATAGAGCATTTAACAGGGAGGATACAAAATGAGAAAACGTTTGG is drawn from Paenibacillus sp. V4I7 and contains these coding sequences:
- a CDS encoding N-acetylglucosamine kinase; translated protein: MAETRYIGIDGGGTKTVSILGDAEGNILAESRGESSSVKSRPWEDVQRVLLTLIQDVIDQSGTEMSQLGGIFLGLAGSDRPEDRKRISDWLQTELPEGVPITVHNDAVTALAAGTWGQKGIALISGTGSIAYGFDPATGEFVRVGGWGYLLGDEGSGFDLGRKALVAVMRAYDGRGEPTALTGLVLERWSLQHPGQLINTIYGQDNVRTAIADGSKLVMRAAADGDPIAVKLVEEAIQELEELVKTVITSMEKQQTIEVSDSPHLAKNTIPLVITGGLFSDQMFEHRFMQTPLMLSGMFDVRLLERPPVIGAYLLALQERGFELTEVRKQRIAAFVFRK
- the murQ gene encoding N-acetylmuramic acid 6-phosphate etherase, which produces MVQQVNQTVTEQRNAKSSHLDRLTVREIVTLMNEEDQTVALSVNGAIPQISDATEAVVEAMTRGGRLFYIGAGTSGRLGVLDASECPPTFGVEPELVNGIIAGGEIAIRSAVENAEDDEEAGTRAIADVARAGDVVIGITASGTAPYVIGAIREANRLGLLTIGISCNQDTQLSAVVKYPIEVPVGPEIITGSTRLKAGTAQKMVLNMISTTVMIQMGKVYGNLMVNVQATNKKLRDRTVRIIQEATGANEETARRVGMEAKGDARVAILMLMFNVSREKALDALVQVNDHFGNAVKQLEQAQ
- a CDS encoding sensor histidine kinase, which encodes MGLRKLYRNYLKNNLFMKLLLLFSLITVITIISFSYFMYHSMSQAAINRELDIQKKAMTNVNNYLGGKYDSAQSIVFGLYRDSSLAAGISFMLQHPFQEYVQHGLEQYNLGGNSTWNAGLQYFKNRVEDDQDIRSLMLYSVDQQTLYVLDHNRQLKIVPTNAAHSYIPEVMALDTKSVTLPNIWVREAAGQWDNHLYSIRTPINDKQTLKNIGQQVVYFSSDGIWKILTNDKEDLKGTILVLSPDGGVLFDSSDQYYGEPYPFMNQVNSLYENSGSNQSGYVTKLTQSKGDFIVVGIIPKNELEASSRRIGSTIFMISAICIFFAILIPSLVVLNVSKRTNQIIRFTRKVKQGDLNARIPDEREDELGQISRSFNEMIEELNQYIDRVYKADIKQKHTELTALQARVNPHFLYNTLEVIRMRAISHGAHDVGEMIYSLSALFRSLVQQKKIYTLKDELEACRLYLELFQIRYKDKFTYSIEWDRKLAPTRVMKMSLQPVIENYIVHGLRSECTDNELHIRVKQTDEFLHAQVEDNGNGITPERLSELESFLQAEETEGESFGLRSINQRLKLLYGSKFGVKLFSEPGKGTVVDIWLPMDDGKEVYDV
- a CDS encoding response regulator transcription factor; amino-acid sequence: MMFRVFLVDDEPFIIEGLYDIIDWAEAGLEIVGHASNGQRALDALKETSVDILLTDISMPVMTGLDLIRHARMVHPNLKVIVLSGFDEFTYLKEGMQLGIENYLLKPINIQELKATLHNTVEKLNTFEETRQVQAYSKQILKDNTLHRWLTHQIAPLEFYERADLLGMNLDRAYMIASVLRATSDAAEIFEFISDRVQSYDWITSFFDMDGDIVLLAAMDDADRGRTDLTALLQQLQADLQDRPLRISIGSVELLPEQAGQSYAAAKKAQEYFWVYPELNMIDYTDLAMKQDNRKVDFSIIDWPVYAKLIIAKDQENLREQIQSDFKQIRAIPGITPHDFQNIAFEMIIHFKLEIKAIRHTEELDVYNHAFHQIRSAVTLEELETAILEIAHTTIGFLISDVRSPIVQQVLKYIHQSYAEELSLKMLGAHYHIHPVYLGQLFHKEINETFTEYINRYRIEKAKELLKTTNLKVHVIANDVGYSELGYFYKQFKKYVGISPTDYRGLL